The Linepithema humile isolate Giens D197 chromosome 2, Lhum_UNIL_v1.0, whole genome shotgun sequence genome has a segment encoding these proteins:
- the SpdS gene encoding spermidine synthase encodes MNVMQSGWFSEVNDYLWPGVALSLEVEKVLHHECSKYQDILVIKTKSHGKALILDNVIQCTEKDEYAYHEMISYLPLCSHPNPKDVLIIGGGDGGAAREVAKHPDVERVTLVDIDNRVIEICKDYLPRLSLGLNNPKVSIHACDGLQYLKDHHGKFDVIITDSCDPVGPAEHLFEQPYYELLKAALKPGGIIASQAGTVWESIEQVKNTFELCKNTFPVAAYAVTAVPTYPTGQIGFVMGSLDDKTNFTEPIRIFSDDDLDEMEMKYYNDKIHRAAFVLPRFVEMKLSSNKKN; translated from the exons ATGAATGTTATGCAATCAGGATGGTTCAGCGAAGTGAACGATTATCTCTGGCCTGGCGTTGCACTTTCATTAGAAGTAGAAAAGGTCCTGCATCATGAATGCTCTAAGTATCAAGATATCTTGGTAATAAAAAC AAAATCACACGGCAAGGCTTTGATACTCGACAACGTGATACAATGCACGGAAAAAGATGAATACGCCTATCATGAAATGATATCGTATTTGCCGCTTTGCAGTCATCCGAATCCTAAGGAC GTTTTGATAATTGGAGGTGGCGATGGTGGAGCTGCTCGAGAGGTCGCAAAACATCCGGATGTGGAGCGTGTCACGTTGGTGGACATTGATAACAGAgtaattgaaatatgtaaGGACTATTTGCCTCGTTTGAGCTTGGGTCTTAACAATCCTAAAGTAAGCATTCACGCTTGTGACGGCTTGCAATACCTGAAGGATCACCACGGAAAATTCGATGTCATTATTACTGACAGTTGTGATCCCGTAG GTCCCGCCGAGCATCTTTTCGAACAACCGTATTACGAACTATTGAAAGCCGCGTTAAAACCTGGCGGAATCATTGCCAGCCAGGCTGGCACAGTGTGGGAGAGCATAGAACAAGTTAAAAACACATTTGagctttgtaaaaatacatttcccGTTGCTGCCTACGCAGTAACAGCTGTACCGACGTATCCCACGGGACAAATTGGTTTCGTCATGGGAAGCTTAGATGAC aaaacaaattttacagaACCGATTAGAATATTCAGTGACGATGATCTCGATGAGATGGAAATGAAGTACTACAATGATAAAATACATCGGGCTGCTTTTGTCTTACCCAGATTTGTAGAAATGAAATTgtcaagtaataaaaaaaactaa